The DNA segment GGTACTGCTAtgtttcttcttgtgtctcaGTACCTAGTAACCGTGTGTTTTGCACCAATACACGCTCTGCTGAAACTGTCCACTAAGCAGTGCTGTCTTGTGGAATGAATTCACATAGATGGCACCCCCCCGGAAGAAGAGCTGGAGGAGCTGGACGAGGAGGACGAGGGCGCACCTTGTGACACAGCCTGTGAGTTGGTGTCCCAatatcatgctgaacattatccaTTTCGCAAGCTACCTAACAATAATACCATTCGCAGGAGCAGACTATCAGTATCACTTTACAATACGCacaaaagtttggtttggtttatggggctttaacgttccaaagcaactccaGCTATGacaaacgccgtagtgaagggctcctggaatttggaccgcctggggttctttactgtgcactgacatcgcacagtatacgggcctctagaatttcgcctccatcgaaattcgaccgccgcgtgtttcgggccagcagccgagcgccataaccactcagccaccgtggcagccACCCACAGAAGTGTCTTTCATATGCACCACTGGTACCTTGCGCACGCTTTTTCCCTCTTACAGCGGAAACTGTGGTGTCTGCGATGgttacacaaatgtgcacattgaaacaatgctgtttttgtcatactgctgattatgaatgcttttatgtactgctcccCGGTATGCATGTCAACAGCCCTCTGAGATATTGCACCAAACAGTCAAGTTATTGTACATCGTGCGCCACtatatgacaagtgtacattcagtcaCTTTCTTCTTTTGACAGCTACACAGGAGCGGCGAAATGTGGCGGCGGGGCGTCcaaggcagcagcggcggagcatGCGGGCGGAGGAGGTCCGCCAGCTGCTGACAGAGACGCGGCGGACCAATGACCTCCACGAAGCCCGTGCTGCTGAGGATGCCACGTTTCATGTGCGCCTCCTAGAGGTATGTGCACACAACACCCACCACATTTAGTGAAGGAGAAGCATCTGCATGCAACATGTTGTATCTACATTCACAGTTCGAAACCAATGCGTGACCTGTAGAGACATTTCACTAGTTCATATTTATGTCCAACGAGCCCTACATGTCTGTGAAGTGTGCAAATGAAGCTCCTTTCATGTGCAGGAACAGCGGCGAACAACAACAGCAGTGCACAGCCTGACGGCGGCAGTGACACAGTTGACTGCCGCCGTCACAGAAACCGGGGCGCACATGCTGCACACTGCTGAGGCGGCAAGGGCCGATACGATGCGCCTCACCGAGCAAGTGGTACTTGCGGTGGCCCTGATTGTGCGTGTTTTGAACAATCAGGTACAGCCACCGCAGTAACTTGTTCGGtggggctttttttttccttttttacctgtttttttgtttttttttgcgttctgcaAGGTAcacagcatttttttatttccctgccgggtgcaggtgttatgtatatatttattttcctcctgcaaggtgcagaacatttttttatttccctgccaggtgcaggtgttatgtatatatttattttcctcctGCAAGGtacagaacatttttttatttccctgccaggtgcaggtgttatgtatatatttattttcctcctgcaaggtgcagaacatttttttatttccctgccaggtgcaggtgttatgtatatatttattttcctcctgcaaggtgcagaacatttttttatttccctgccaggtgcaggtgttatgtatatatttattttcctcctgcaaggtgcagaacatttttttatttccctgccaggtgcaggtgttatgtatatatttattttcctcctgcaaggtgcagaacatttttttgtttccctgccaggtgcatggGGCTTgtgtatgaatgtttttttttccttctgtaaTTTTTAACTTGTGTGCAGTGTACAGGCTGTACAGTATTCGTTGTTCACTTTGGTTTCGTGTTTCAATGTGGAAGCATTGCTAGTCGCATTGCGAGAAAACCTGACGGCATGTATgagcactcgcagatggtacagaaaatcccagtcatGTCAGGATAATTTTGCCGTCATCACGTGATCGCATGGCGCACACGGCAAGCCGAGGGCCGCCTTTCCCGATGGTCATATACATGACATTCGCGTTATACACCCCCCACTGACTGAGTTCAATATGGCAAAACTTTTCCCTGCTACATTTGTGTCAAAATTGCAACTAACCATTTCTCGTGcagtgttccaggtggtgtcatacgcacgtgctttcacattcctgcacATAACCAGTGTGAAGTGTGTGTGCAAATTTTTTGTGATGGTACCTTGCAACATCGTGCAAGACACACACAAGGTGTGTGATATGTACTGTTTACGTTGATTTCGTTTTTACCTGTTACCTTTTTACGTTCTGCAAGACACACAACGTATGCTAAATCTAGTCAGTGTTTGGTTTTCCATATGTTCATTAATCTTCCTCCTTTGCACATTCACGATTGTGTACTTTAACGACGCGTTGTGGTACACGTGCTTATAGGAACAATGTTGTAGAGGGCTCCACGTTAATTTACAccacggggttcttgaacgtgtgtACACATTGCATAGCGCACGCACACTGTCCGTCGCAATGTGACCGCCACGGCTGACAGTTAACCTGCTCCACATCGGTAGCAGAATACTTCAAACAAACAGTGGGGTGCCACGACGGGGCCTACCATGACTTGTTTCAAAATATTGGAaggtatatataggaactgtacagctaccgtagtcctctataaagtcagcattcAAACTGCAATAAGGAAGGACgtcgggcaaggagacacgatttcgccaatactattcaccgcctgtttacaggaggtattccgaggcatgaaatgtgagcagttgggaataagagtaaatggagagtacctaaataatctgtgattcgctgaggACATTGTCTTGCCGAGTCGCTCAGGTGATGaacgagttaggcagagcagaacggtaggtctaaaaattaacatccagcAAGCCAAAGTCCTGttctacagtctagcaagggaacagcagttcacagttggcaatGACAGCTCATCGTGAGATGGAAAAAAaactagacggataagaatggggtggagcagatATGGCCagtcctctcagatcatgaatggcactttaccaatatccctaggacagggcatgtaattgcaaggcaagataaccgctgctccttcagggttacggagtgtattccaagagaaggaaagcacagcaaggGGGCGGAactaagttaggtgggcggatgagagaagTT comes from the Amblyomma americanum isolate KBUSLIRL-KWMA chromosome 1, ASM5285725v1, whole genome shotgun sequence genome and includes:
- the LOC144116326 gene encoding uncharacterized protein LOC144116326; translated protein: MFSSSSQNQPRVSVGEMPGTSGLQQAEARSPSDGTPPEEELEELDEEDEGAPCDTASTQERRNVAAGRPRQQRRSMRAEEVRQLLTETRRTNDLHEARAAEDATFHVRLLEEQRRTTTAVHSLTAAVTQLTAAVTETGAHMLHTAEAARADTMRLTEQVVLAVALIVRVLNNQVQPPQ